In Zingiber officinale cultivar Zhangliang unplaced genomic scaffold, Zo_v1.1 ctg178, whole genome shotgun sequence, a genomic segment contains:
- the LOC122036595 gene encoding INO80 complex subunit D-like isoform X2, producing the protein MWSAREGKAPRRSESIPNSNAAGAEATVVGPSAFAVDGAEEDECLRASASLSREEVLRRRSRRLKQLALLYRRQYWALMEEVRVKHRDYYWEHGVSPFVEDEEKEEGEDKEGGKRGRATEENGEETEVARVRRRVQLGFDEGDGIVGNIRERKRCAFAGCKSKAMPLTRFCHPHILADKKQTLYKPCSFVTKRSLRGAYHKL; encoded by the exons ATGTGGTCTGCAAGGGAGGGCAAGGCGCCGCGGAGGAGCGAATCGATCCCCAACTCTAACGCTGCTGGAGCCGAGGCAACGGTGGTGGGCCCCTCCGCGTTCGCCGTTGACGGAGCCGAAGAGGACGAATGTCTTCGCGCTTCGGCATCTCTCTCCCGGGAGGAGGTGCTTCGCCGCCGCTCGCGCCGGTTGAAGCAACTGGCGTTATTATATAGACGCCAATATTGGGCCCTAATGGAGGAGGTCAGGGTAAAGCATCGGGATTACTACTGGGAGCACGGTGTTAGCCCCTTTGTGGAGGacgaggagaaggaggaaggggAGGATAAGGAAGGCGGGAAGAGAGGACGAGCAACGGAGGAGAATGGCGAGGAGACGGAGGTCGCGAGGGTAAGGCGTCGGGTTCAATTAGGGTTTGACGAAGGGGACGGTATCGTGGGGAACATAAGAGAGAGGAAGCGGTGTGCGTTTGCCGGATGCAAGTCAAAAGCGATGCCTTTGACGAGATTTTGCCATCCGCATATATTGGCGGACAAGAAGCAGACGCTTTACAAGCCTTGTTCTTTCGTAACAAAGAG AAGTCTCAGAGGAGCATATCACAAGCTTTGA
- the LOC122036595 gene encoding INO80 complex subunit D-like isoform X1: MWSAREGKAPRRSESIPNSNAAGAEATVVGPSAFAVDGAEEDECLRASASLSREEVLRRRSRRLKQLALLYRRQYWALMEEVRVKHRDYYWEHGVSPFVEDEEKEEGEDKEGGKRGRATEENGEETEVARVRRRVQLGFDEGDGIVGNIRERKRCAFAGCKSKAMPLTRFCHPHILADKKQTLYKPCSFVTKSCGHSGPITCGKPVLRSSIPSLCHIHLQKSQRSISQALRKAGLNIYSTSKPAPKFSVLIAECVCQIQARRRALDSAILTMDQKDEIQSSYI, translated from the exons ATGTGGTCTGCAAGGGAGGGCAAGGCGCCGCGGAGGAGCGAATCGATCCCCAACTCTAACGCTGCTGGAGCCGAGGCAACGGTGGTGGGCCCCTCCGCGTTCGCCGTTGACGGAGCCGAAGAGGACGAATGTCTTCGCGCTTCGGCATCTCTCTCCCGGGAGGAGGTGCTTCGCCGCCGCTCGCGCCGGTTGAAGCAACTGGCGTTATTATATAGACGCCAATATTGGGCCCTAATGGAGGAGGTCAGGGTAAAGCATCGGGATTACTACTGGGAGCACGGTGTTAGCCCCTTTGTGGAGGacgaggagaaggaggaaggggAGGATAAGGAAGGCGGGAAGAGAGGACGAGCAACGGAGGAGAATGGCGAGGAGACGGAGGTCGCGAGGGTAAGGCGTCGGGTTCAATTAGGGTTTGACGAAGGGGACGGTATCGTGGGGAACATAAGAGAGAGGAAGCGGTGTGCGTTTGCCGGATGCAAGTCAAAAGCGATGCCTTTGACGAGATTTTGCCATCCGCATATATTGGCGGACAAGAAGCAGACGCTTTACAAGCCTTGTTCTTTCGTAACAAAGAG CTGTGGGCATAGTGGACCCATTACATGTGGGAAGCCAGTTCTGAGATCTTCTATACCTTCTCTTTGCCACATCCATTTGCAGAAGTCTCAGAGGAGCATATCACAAGCTTTGAGAAAGGCTGGACTAAACATATACTCCACAAGCAAGCCTGCTCCAAAGTTTAGTGTTTTAATAGCCGAGTGTGTGTGTCAGATTCAAGCCAGAAGAAGAGCATTGGACTCTGCTATACTTACCATGGATCAGAAGGATGAGATTCAATCGAGTTATATTTGA
- the LOC122036595 gene encoding thioredoxin-like protein 4B isoform X3 → MSGFLLPTLTTKRDVDSIIRDTLDTVLLLRFGRAADFLCLHLDDILSKSAWKVSKFANIALVDADAEEVQVYLNYFDITLLPSTVFFFNAHHMKMDSGTPDHTKWVGSFYTKQDLIDVLEAIFRGAMKGKLIVRCPLPPERIPKYRLLFKDV, encoded by the exons ATGAGCGGGTTCCTTCTGCCGACGCTGACGACGAAGCGCGACGTCGATAGCATCATACGTGATACCCTCGACACGGTCCTCCTCCTCCGCTTTGGCCGGGCCGCCGATTTCCTCTGCCTTCACCTCGACGACATC CTCTCTAAGTCGGCTTGGAAGGTCTCCAAGTTCGCAAATATCGCGCTGGTGGATGCCGACGCTGAGGAGGTGCAGGTCTATCTCAACTACTTCGACATCACCTTGCTTCCCTCCACCGTCTTCTTCTTTAATGCTCATCATATGAAGATGGACTCGGG GACTCCTGACCATACTAAATGGGTTGGATCTTTTTATACCAAACAGGATTTAATTGATGTCCTAGAG GCTATATTTAGAGGAGCAATGAAAGGTAAGCTCATCGTCAGGTGTCCACTTCCACCAGAAAGAATTCCCAAGTACCGATTGCTCTTCAAAGACGTATAA